The proteins below come from a single Halobacillus salinarum genomic window:
- the msrA gene encoding peptide-methionine (S)-S-oxide reductase MsrA translates to MATAIFGAGCFWGVEAFFERFEGVTATEVGYTGGTVQNPTYEQVKTGETGHAEAVKITYDPSIITFNELVNIFFEAHDPTSKDQQGADIGHQYRSVIFYNDASQKYIGEEKIKEWGQKGIFKRPIVTRLQQADTFYRAEEYHQKYFQKNGSVACGIG, encoded by the coding sequence ATGGCGACAGCGATTTTTGGTGCAGGATGCTTTTGGGGAGTAGAAGCCTTCTTTGAAAGGTTTGAAGGGGTAACAGCCACTGAAGTGGGGTACACAGGCGGAACTGTACAAAATCCAACATATGAACAAGTGAAGACTGGAGAGACAGGGCATGCAGAAGCTGTGAAAATTACTTACGACCCTTCTATCATTACTTTTAATGAACTGGTAAACATATTCTTTGAAGCCCACGACCCAACCTCCAAGGATCAGCAAGGTGCAGATATCGGGCATCAGTACCGTTCAGTTATTTTTTATAACGATGCAAGTCAAAAATATATTGGAGAAGAAAAGATTAAAGAATGGGGTCAAAAAGGAATTTTCAAACGTCCAATTGTGACAAGATTGCAGCAAGCAGACACTTTTTATAGAGCTGAGGAATACCACCAAAAATATTTTCAAAAAAATGGATCAGTAGCTTGCGGGATTGGCTGA
- a CDS encoding ribonuclease H-like YkuK family protein — protein MNFSEVYEHIYRFVSSDPLGNYRLMLGTDSQIHRDYTLFITGIVIQRVGKGAWACFRKVKIPRKMTVLHERISFETTLTEEVAALFTPDKINQLIDLILPYIYKGSTFTMEGHIDIGAGDRNRTRVYVNEMIARIESLGIEPKIKPDSIVASSYANRYTK, from the coding sequence ATGAATTTTTCAGAAGTGTATGAACATATCTATCGCTTTGTAAGCTCGGACCCCTTAGGAAATTACAGGCTCATGTTAGGTACAGATTCCCAAATCCACCGTGACTATACATTATTCATCACTGGAATTGTCATTCAAAGGGTAGGAAAAGGGGCATGGGCCTGTTTCCGTAAAGTGAAAATACCAAGAAAAATGACCGTCCTTCATGAAAGAATCTCTTTTGAGACCACTTTAACGGAAGAAGTAGCTGCCTTATTTACTCCGGACAAAATTAATCAGCTTATTGACCTGATCCTTCCTTATATTTATAAAGGTTCGACTTTTACTATGGAAGGCCATATCGATATTGGTGCAGGGGACCGAAACAGGACCCGTGTTTATGTAAATGAAATGATTGCAAGAATCGAATCCCTGGGCATCGAACCCAAAATCAAACCTGATTCTATCGTAGCCAGCAGCTATGCGAACAGATATACGAAATAA
- a CDS encoding DMT family transporter — MRLYVALGALSLIWGLSFVFIKWLVEPAGLWGTVFIRCTAGAVVVLPLLWKNRREFIRRVPYQDLLVVGVFNAGLPWGLIALSETQINSTTAAVLNALTPICTAFIGFLFFSIKLKPQQWGGVVLGFLGILVLMNFEAGELLKENFIGMGTMILAAICYGFSSQYTKKNLQETGVLLIAACTLTVGAIVGLIGMGVTGSFKAFVHVPFLDPKVLIAIIGLGCFGSGIAHLLFYYLVTRGSAEFATSVTYLIPITAMIWGFILLHEQLTSRLALGLVIIFTGVYLAGRKSVRFRTAIKSKKAG, encoded by the coding sequence ATGCGGCTATATGTGGCGCTTGGAGCTTTAAGTTTAATATGGGGATTATCGTTTGTTTTTATCAAGTGGCTGGTCGAACCAGCAGGGCTGTGGGGTACTGTTTTTATTAGGTGTACTGCTGGAGCTGTGGTAGTACTTCCGCTTCTATGGAAAAACAGGCGGGAATTCATTCGACGGGTACCGTATCAAGATTTGTTGGTAGTAGGAGTGTTTAATGCAGGACTCCCTTGGGGACTAATTGCCCTTAGCGAGACACAAATCAATAGTACTACTGCCGCTGTACTTAACGCTTTAACTCCTATTTGCACAGCTTTTATCGGCTTTTTGTTTTTCTCAATCAAGCTGAAGCCCCAGCAGTGGGGAGGGGTGGTTCTTGGGTTTCTAGGAATTCTCGTCCTTATGAATTTTGAGGCAGGGGAATTATTGAAAGAAAACTTTATTGGGATGGGAACGATGATCCTTGCTGCGATTTGTTATGGATTCTCTTCCCAGTACACAAAGAAGAACTTACAAGAAACTGGAGTTTTGTTGATTGCTGCATGCACATTAACTGTCGGAGCCATAGTCGGTCTCATAGGCATGGGAGTAACTGGTTCATTTAAGGCATTTGTCCATGTGCCATTTTTAGATCCGAAAGTATTAATTGCCATTATTGGTCTAGGTTGTTTTGGCTCAGGGATCGCTCATTTACTTTTTTATTATCTCGTTACAAGAGGCAGTGCGGAGTTTGCTACTTCAGTTACGTATTTAATTCCAATTACAGCCATGATTTGGGGCTTTATCTTATTGCATGAACAACTAACAAGCCGCCTGGCTCTAGGATTAGTAATTATCTTTACCGGAGTTTACTTGGCTGGCAGAAAATCCGTCCGTTTCAGGACGGCCATTAAATCAAAAAAAGCCGGCTGA
- a CDS encoding AIM24 family protein gives MTTFSINDFVSQTKQDDAENEFFELETPRILEVNLTDRVWAKAGSMISYIGQIKFEREGILEHGVGRMFKKAFSGEGTSLMKAEGSGRLYLADQGKKITIFDLNNESITVNGNDLLAFEPGIEWDIKLMKKVAGMLSGGLFNITLQGTGLVAVTSHYEPLSLLVSPGEPIITDPHATVAWSGHLQPEFRTDINLKTFFGRGSGESIQMEFSGEGFVIVQPFEEVYSEGRNS, from the coding sequence ATGACAACATTTTCCATTAATGATTTTGTATCCCAAACGAAGCAGGATGATGCAGAGAATGAATTTTTTGAGCTGGAAACCCCTAGAATACTAGAAGTAAATTTAACCGATCGTGTATGGGCGAAAGCAGGTTCCATGATTTCTTATATTGGTCAAATCAAATTTGAACGTGAAGGAATCCTCGAGCACGGAGTTGGGCGGATGTTTAAAAAAGCCTTTTCCGGCGAAGGAACTTCATTAATGAAAGCAGAAGGTAGCGGACGTCTTTACTTAGCCGATCAGGGTAAGAAAATTACTATTTTTGATTTGAACAATGAATCGATCACTGTAAATGGAAATGACCTGCTGGCATTTGAGCCTGGTATTGAATGGGACATTAAGTTAATGAAGAAAGTCGCCGGGATGTTATCTGGTGGTCTCTTTAATATTACGCTGCAAGGTACCGGGCTGGTGGCTGTCACTTCTCATTATGAACCGTTGTCTTTACTTGTTAGTCCTGGAGAACCAATCATTACGGATCCTCATGCCACAGTTGCCTGGTCCGGCCATCTGCAGCCGGAATTTCGCACGGATATCAATTTGAAGACTTTTTTTGGCAGAGGTAGTGGAGAATCGATACAAATGGAATTTTCCGGCGAAGGATTTGTCATTGTCCAGCCTTTTGAAGAAGTGTATTCGGAAGGACGAAATTCATGA
- a CDS encoding NAD-dependent epimerase/dehydratase family protein, translating into METIEELELKMCQPSKELIHDLSQLQGDIMILGVGGKMGPTLAMLAKNAVRSGQVNRRIIGVSRFSSGSLQAELEDFGIETLKADLLQDEELQGLPEVDNIIYMAGNKFGTNGNEHFTWAMNAYLPGRVAEKFKNSRMVAFSTGNVYPHSLVGRGGSSEENRPGPVGEYAQSCLGRERVLTYFSHAYRMPQVHFRLNYAIDLRYGVLVEIAKAVIEERPIDLAMGFVNVIWQGDANEMALRSLLHCDSPPLTLNITGPETLSVRWLAERFGEQLGKKPMFSGEEQEKALLNNASRSHQLFGYPKVSIREMIEWTAEWLKHNGELLGKPTHFQERKGNY; encoded by the coding sequence ATGGAAACGATTGAAGAACTCGAATTAAAAATGTGTCAGCCATCCAAAGAACTTATTCATGATTTATCCCAGCTTCAAGGAGATATCATGATTTTGGGAGTGGGAGGGAAAATGGGGCCGACTTTAGCGATGCTTGCTAAAAACGCGGTCCGCTCCGGGCAAGTGAATAGAAGAATTATTGGGGTTTCGAGATTTTCCAGCGGTTCATTACAAGCGGAGTTGGAAGACTTCGGAATCGAAACGTTAAAAGCTGATTTATTACAAGATGAAGAATTGCAGGGTCTTCCTGAAGTAGACAATATTATTTACATGGCTGGCAACAAATTCGGTACCAATGGGAACGAGCATTTTACTTGGGCTATGAATGCCTACTTGCCGGGAAGAGTGGCAGAAAAGTTCAAAAATTCACGGATGGTTGCTTTTTCAACTGGCAATGTGTACCCTCACAGTTTGGTTGGACGAGGAGGATCCTCAGAAGAAAATAGGCCCGGGCCAGTTGGCGAATATGCACAATCCTGCTTGGGCAGAGAAAGAGTATTAACCTATTTTTCGCATGCTTATCGTATGCCACAGGTCCATTTTCGTTTGAATTATGCTATTGACTTAAGGTACGGCGTGTTAGTTGAGATAGCAAAAGCAGTAATAGAGGAGCGGCCGATTGATCTTGCTATGGGATTTGTGAATGTAATCTGGCAAGGAGATGCCAATGAAATGGCATTACGCTCTTTGCTCCACTGCGATTCTCCGCCATTAACCCTCAATATTACTGGACCAGAAACCCTTTCTGTCCGCTGGTTAGCAGAGCGATTTGGAGAACAACTTGGAAAAAAACCAATGTTTTCAGGGGAAGAGCAGGAAAAAGCACTTTTAAATAATGCTTCACGCTCTCATCAGCTGTTTGGCTATCCAAAAGTATCGATTAGGGAAATGATTGAATGGACAGCAGAGTGGCTGAAGCATAATGGCGAGCTTCTGGGCAAACCAACTCATTTCCAGGAGAGAAAGGGGAATTATTAA
- a CDS encoding sensor histidine kinase, with translation MQTFSFNHRSINSKLIVIILVFVCAPLLILGYIWYERSTSTIEHNAVQYSQYLLKQTNEYLDFYLNDLEKATVPFLSKPEVQSFLKLDSKSTDRYDKYVLTDKIQNEAFGDILEGRSDIYGISLINQNGLQVNNYIHVSDFLNMNEIKGRNIQLWEEADQLDSYQILNIDFIHSTPVLTIVRKVYDKNTYANTGLLVVNLRLNQIANIINEVTLSHFDNVWIVNKQNKIIYHPDTEQLGQTFTYERKNEQQQEPQFFINRSSVLNTLQVYDHSPESNWTMVATVPMRNVMHELISLRNSTMWIGLLLIGVALLFVGGFSLSVTYSLTGLQKLMKKAQLGDLNIKKTKPPRIHKEDEISDLYDSFYSMTSELNRLMAAVQYSKMKESELELKNRESELQAMQSQINPHFLYNTLEIINSYAIIENQMMISRMTTSLADMFRYNVGNTKTIVTLQEEIQQIKSYLDIQKERFEDLSVVFDIDDSEISHVLTARLTLQPIIENAFIHGYEDYELKPNFIGIYGVKEASHYNVYIVDQGKGMNEKTKAVFNTSFENNEDPPSANKTTKRIGLINVHKRISANFGYSYGLHINQSNERGTVIQIILPFDHVHNKKEA, from the coding sequence ATGCAGACATTCTCGTTCAATCATCGTTCTATTAACTCGAAATTGATCGTTATTATTCTTGTATTTGTCTGTGCTCCATTACTAATATTGGGATATATTTGGTATGAAAGATCCACTTCCACAATTGAGCACAATGCTGTGCAGTACAGTCAATATTTGTTAAAGCAGACGAATGAATACTTAGACTTTTATTTAAATGATTTAGAAAAAGCCACCGTCCCTTTTCTTTCCAAACCTGAAGTGCAATCCTTCCTGAAGCTGGATTCCAAATCGACTGATCGTTATGACAAATATGTACTTACAGATAAAATTCAGAATGAAGCTTTTGGTGATATTCTGGAAGGTCGTTCGGATATCTACGGCATTTCCTTGATTAACCAAAACGGACTGCAAGTGAACAACTACATCCACGTCAGCGATTTCTTAAATATGAATGAAATCAAAGGCAGAAACATCCAGTTATGGGAAGAAGCCGATCAGCTGGACAGCTATCAAATCCTGAATATTGATTTCATTCACTCCACCCCGGTTCTTACAATTGTAAGAAAAGTCTATGACAAGAACACCTATGCAAACACCGGCCTTCTTGTCGTAAACCTCCGCCTTAACCAAATCGCCAACATTATAAATGAAGTAACCTTAAGTCACTTTGACAACGTTTGGATCGTTAATAAGCAGAACAAAATCATTTATCACCCAGATACCGAACAGCTTGGCCAGACGTTTACATATGAAAGGAAAAACGAACAGCAGCAGGAACCTCAGTTTTTTATCAATCGAAGCAGTGTATTGAATACCCTGCAAGTATATGACCATTCACCGGAATCGAATTGGACAATGGTAGCGACCGTACCGATGAGAAATGTGATGCATGAATTGATCTCTCTGCGTAATTCCACTATGTGGATCGGACTGCTTTTAATTGGAGTAGCTCTCTTATTTGTGGGAGGTTTTTCTCTATCGGTCACTTATTCGTTAACCGGACTGCAGAAGTTGATGAAAAAGGCCCAGCTCGGAGACTTAAATATTAAGAAAACGAAGCCTCCACGTATTCATAAAGAGGATGAAATCAGTGATCTGTATGACAGCTTTTACTCGATGACCAGTGAGCTTAATCGACTGATGGCTGCGGTTCAGTATTCGAAAATGAAAGAAAGTGAATTAGAATTAAAGAATCGCGAATCTGAACTCCAAGCCATGCAGTCCCAGATCAATCCACACTTTCTCTACAACACGCTGGAAATTATTAATTCTTATGCCATTATTGAAAACCAGATGATGATCAGCCGTATGACTACGTCGCTTGCCGACATGTTCCGATATAACGTGGGCAATACGAAAACGATTGTTACCTTGCAGGAAGAGATTCAACAAATCAAGTCGTATTTAGATATCCAAAAGGAAAGATTTGAAGATTTATCAGTAGTGTTCGATATTGATGATTCTGAAATTTCACATGTATTAACCGCCAGACTGACACTTCAGCCAATTATTGAAAATGCGTTCATTCACGGGTATGAAGATTATGAGCTTAAGCCTAATTTCATCGGGATTTACGGGGTTAAAGAAGCTTCTCATTATAACGTTTATATCGTTGATCAAGGTAAAGGAATGAATGAAAAAACAAAGGCCGTCTTCAACACATCTTTTGAAAATAACGAAGATCCTCCTTCCGCAAACAAAACTACGAAGCGGATTGGTTTAATTAATGTTCATAAGCGGATTTCAGCCAATTTTGGTTATTCCTATGGTCTTCATATCAATCAATCCAATGAAAGAGGAACCGTGATACAAATTATTTTGCCTTTTGACCATGTCCACAATAAAAAGGAGGCGTAA
- a CDS encoding alginate lyase family protein has product MQTLSEPRFFYSYDQSKEITRLSKEMWPEEVNELLNRADLACQNTFIFTHRWDMERCEEPVHFTETIDWTYQWNNDFEWTVNLNRSRFMAELGQAYWLTGEERFASAYIRLLKDWISQNPLTIEEIHQSASSHYNVKDTWRKLDSGIRITNWLKGYVCVSQSSLWGEAEERIFSESVHMHGRYLAIAYTPHDKQSNWGFLETNGLFQIALLFPDFEESTDWLQLAAERLEKMCRLQVFSDGMHNEQSPMYHHEVLHCLFEPVLLSKLNNITLPETVIVSLERMLTASLAMVKPNGHQPMLSDSDDTDIRDILTRGAQFFQRGDLKAQGYPVLDFDSLWYFGKEGAEHYSALESKDPLFVSAYLPQAGLSILRSEWSDQGNYLLFDGGHMDIIQAHGHDDFLHVELAAGGKEFLVDTGRYTYKENPFRKYFKESFQHNTTSVDGKSISNYVDSWNWDQTAVPVNQFWNSTAHFDYVQAGHNGYMRLEDPVQVQRQLLFVKPDYWIILDSFRSHKEHLYTQHFHLAEEISLTVDESSGSATMKHSEGQGLSMKWLDPVQITGGECSISRHYNQKTQSKKINAQLKGSGLTQLFTILSPFYEEPDISIKKMEVRDTRGNKVPPNKAAAIEIKTADGSDTVLFSHQGPNSYQFADTHLTGEVLLVKRRNGTEQTWTVKV; this is encoded by the coding sequence TTGCAAACCTTAAGTGAACCGAGGTTTTTTTATTCCTATGACCAAAGTAAAGAAATCACCAGGCTCTCTAAGGAAATGTGGCCCGAAGAGGTAAATGAATTATTGAACCGGGCGGATTTGGCCTGTCAGAACACCTTCATTTTTACTCATCGATGGGATATGGAACGTTGTGAAGAGCCGGTCCATTTTACAGAGACCATCGATTGGACGTATCAATGGAACAATGATTTTGAATGGACCGTAAATTTAAATCGTTCCCGCTTTATGGCTGAACTGGGGCAGGCTTACTGGTTAACTGGGGAGGAACGCTTTGCTTCTGCCTACATCCGGTTGTTAAAAGATTGGATTTCCCAAAACCCTTTAACGATAGAGGAGATCCATCAAAGTGCCAGCTCACATTACAACGTCAAAGACACTTGGAGAAAGCTGGATAGCGGAATTAGAATAACAAATTGGCTTAAAGGGTATGTTTGTGTATCTCAGTCCAGTCTGTGGGGGGAAGCGGAGGAACGGATTTTTTCTGAGTCAGTCCACATGCATGGCAGATATCTGGCAATTGCTTACACTCCCCACGATAAGCAAAGCAATTGGGGCTTTCTTGAGACGAATGGGTTGTTTCAAATTGCTTTATTATTTCCTGATTTCGAGGAGTCAACAGACTGGTTACAGTTGGCCGCCGAAAGGCTTGAGAAGATGTGCCGCCTTCAAGTGTTTAGTGACGGGATGCATAACGAGCAAAGTCCTATGTATCATCACGAGGTGCTCCACTGTCTATTTGAACCCGTGTTGCTCAGTAAGCTCAATAATATCACTTTACCTGAGACAGTCATTGTGTCTTTAGAACGCATGTTAACAGCTTCGCTGGCTATGGTTAAGCCGAACGGACACCAGCCGATGTTAAGTGACAGTGATGATACGGATATTCGTGATATCCTGACGCGTGGAGCCCAGTTTTTTCAGCGTGGTGATTTAAAAGCCCAAGGGTATCCGGTACTGGACTTTGATAGCCTCTGGTATTTTGGGAAAGAGGGGGCTGAACATTATTCGGCTCTTGAATCAAAAGATCCTCTTTTTGTGTCTGCTTATCTTCCGCAAGCGGGCTTGTCTATCTTAAGAAGTGAGTGGTCGGACCAAGGGAATTATTTATTATTCGATGGTGGGCATATGGACATTATTCAAGCTCATGGGCACGATGATTTTCTACATGTGGAACTTGCTGCCGGCGGCAAAGAGTTTCTTGTCGATACGGGAAGATACACGTACAAAGAGAATCCATTCAGAAAATATTTTAAAGAATCTTTTCAGCACAACACAACGAGTGTTGATGGGAAAAGCATTTCTAACTATGTGGATTCCTGGAACTGGGACCAGACAGCTGTCCCCGTAAATCAATTTTGGAACAGCACAGCACATTTTGATTATGTGCAGGCTGGCCATAATGGCTACATGAGGCTTGAAGATCCTGTCCAAGTTCAAAGGCAGCTTTTATTTGTTAAACCAGATTATTGGATCATACTCGACAGCTTCCGCTCGCACAAAGAGCATTTATATACCCAGCACTTCCATTTAGCTGAAGAAATTAGTCTGACTGTGGACGAGAGTTCCGGTTCCGCGACTATGAAACATAGCGAGGGCCAGGGATTATCAATGAAATGGCTCGATCCCGTTCAAATAACGGGAGGAGAATGTTCAATTTCCAGGCATTACAATCAAAAAACACAGTCAAAGAAGATTAATGCTCAACTGAAAGGGAGCGGGTTGACTCAACTGTTTACGATCCTTTCTCCTTTTTACGAAGAACCGGATATTTCCATAAAAAAAATGGAGGTACGGGATACCCGCGGCAATAAAGTTCCTCCAAATAAGGCAGCAGCCATTGAGATTAAGACAGCGGACGGTTCAGATACTGTACTGTTTTCCCACCAGGGGCCAAATAGCTACCAATTTGCTGATACCCACTTAACGGGGGAAGTTTTGCTTGTAAAAAGAAGAAATGGCACAGAACAAACATGGACGGTTAAAGTCTGA
- a CDS encoding DinB family protein, with the protein MYQSLNGFFASWEFECDQTKKLFQCLSDEALQQKITADDRDLGRIAWHLIISIKELMNHTGLNIEAPEEEEIIYSASVIIQEYENTCESLKKEIYTQWTDQSLQEKNSLFGKEMPNRFFLMTLIRHQIHHRGQITVLMRQAGLNVPGIYGPSREEWGALGMKVPKV; encoded by the coding sequence ATGTATCAATCTTTGAACGGGTTCTTTGCTTCCTGGGAATTTGAATGTGATCAAACAAAAAAGTTGTTTCAATGTTTATCTGATGAAGCTTTGCAGCAGAAAATCACAGCAGATGACAGAGATTTAGGGAGAATCGCCTGGCACTTAATTATTTCGATAAAAGAGTTAATGAATCACACAGGATTAAATATTGAAGCACCCGAAGAAGAGGAAATTATTTATTCAGCTTCCGTCATCATTCAAGAATACGAAAATACGTGTGAATCTTTAAAGAAAGAGATTTATACGCAATGGACAGATCAATCTTTACAAGAAAAGAATTCACTGTTTGGCAAGGAAATGCCCAATCGTTTTTTTCTCATGACCCTGATTCGTCATCAGATCCACCATCGGGGCCAGATAACGGTGTTGATGCGTCAAGCTGGTTTAAATGTCCCTGGTATCTATGGACCATCCAGAGAGGAATGGGGCGCATTAGGAATGAAAGTCCCTAAAGTATAA
- a CDS encoding response regulator codes for MMYKTIVVDDEKMIKRSISALIQSHSTGFTIVGEAKDGEEAFQLNEETAPHLIITDIRMPKMNGLSFIQKVKETNSKAKFIIISGYDKFEYAQTALRCGVVDFLLKPLKPDQFLQSLEKVREELEKEQEGAKSRSKWIWMVKSSAEQLAERVWLLEEKDSEAIIEDFHKEVFSHVDSPLLKNLYLDLLAHLKGELIKQNDSLTSFDAFNESEFSNEGEQMKLEVNNLCSRIMEEIKAARNIGHRNSILTAVKYIDTHFREESLSLQEVAGTIQMSPSYFSMEFKAEMGISYKQYITKLRINKAKELLNNPIYKTYEIAHSIGYGDYPHFTKTFKKYIGITPTQYRKRIGNS; via the coding sequence ATGATGTATAAGACGATCGTAGTTGATGATGAGAAAATGATTAAACGCAGTATCTCCGCTTTAATCCAATCTCATTCCACAGGATTTACTATCGTGGGGGAAGCCAAAGATGGAGAGGAAGCCTTTCAACTTAATGAAGAGACTGCTCCTCACTTAATTATAACGGATATCCGTATGCCAAAGATGAACGGACTGTCTTTTATCCAAAAAGTAAAAGAAACCAATTCCAAAGCAAAATTTATTATTATTTCAGGCTATGATAAATTTGAGTACGCCCAGACGGCCTTGCGTTGTGGAGTGGTGGACTTTCTTTTAAAGCCGTTAAAACCGGATCAATTTCTTCAAAGTTTAGAAAAAGTACGAGAGGAACTGGAGAAAGAACAGGAAGGTGCGAAATCAAGAAGCAAATGGATCTGGATGGTTAAATCGAGTGCAGAGCAACTAGCTGAACGAGTGTGGCTGTTAGAGGAAAAAGACAGTGAAGCTATTATTGAAGACTTTCACAAAGAGGTGTTTTCACATGTGGATTCGCCGCTTCTAAAAAATTTATACCTGGACTTGTTAGCCCACTTGAAAGGAGAGCTCATCAAACAAAACGATTCGCTGACGTCCTTCGATGCGTTTAACGAGTCGGAGTTTTCAAATGAAGGAGAGCAGATGAAGCTGGAAGTTAATAACCTTTGCAGCAGGATTATGGAAGAAATCAAAGCTGCGAGAAATATCGGCCATAGAAACAGCATTCTAACAGCAGTTAAATACATCGACACCCACTTTAGAGAAGAATCACTGTCCTTACAAGAAGTAGCTGGAACCATCCAAATGTCTCCTTCCTATTTCAGCATGGAATTTAAAGCAGAAATGGGAATCAGTTATAAACAATACATCACGAAGCTTAGAATTAATAAAGCGAAAGAACTTCTTAACAATCCGATTTATAAAACATACGAAATTGCACATTCCATTGGTTATGGTGACTATCCCCATTTCACAAAAACCTTTAAAAAATATATAGGAATCACCCCAACCCAGTATCGAAAACGAATTGGGAATTCCTAA
- a CDS encoding dihydrodipicolinate synthase family protein: MSFAKLDLPLKELLLEGLVIPAHPLALNKDRTLNEPYQRALTNYYLASGAGGIAVGVHTTQFEIRDPQINLYEKVLRLAAEEVNKASLNQPIIKVAGLAGPLSQAEKEAEIALEEGYQLGLLSMGGLKHLSEKEHLERVKEVASIIPVFGFYLQPAVGGRLFSYEFWREFAEIPGVEAIKLAPFNRYATLEVVRAVCHSTRYQEIALYTGNDDHIVADLLSDYKFKVGSEVRTKGFAGGLLGQWAVWTTKAVELLDQVKKAKKEGLIPQELLILGNELTDANRAIFDAGNDFKGSIAGINEVLKRQGLLKENICLSDHETLSPGQWEELSRVHRVYPHLHDDEFVKENVQQWLGSLSMNSKEGRACKP; this comes from the coding sequence ATGTCCTTTGCAAAGCTCGACCTTCCTTTGAAGGAACTTCTATTAGAAGGCTTGGTCATTCCTGCGCACCCTCTAGCATTAAATAAAGATCGCACCCTTAACGAGCCCTATCAACGGGCGCTTACAAATTATTACTTAGCAAGTGGTGCTGGTGGAATAGCTGTAGGTGTCCACACGACCCAATTCGAAATCAGGGATCCGCAAATCAATTTGTATGAGAAGGTGTTAAGACTGGCTGCTGAAGAAGTAAATAAAGCCTCTCTAAACCAACCTATTATTAAGGTTGCGGGGCTTGCCGGTCCATTGTCTCAGGCAGAAAAAGAAGCGGAAATCGCTCTTGAAGAGGGGTATCAATTAGGCTTATTAAGCATGGGGGGATTAAAACATCTTTCAGAAAAAGAACATTTAGAGAGAGTCAAAGAAGTAGCTTCCATTATCCCCGTGTTTGGATTTTATTTGCAGCCGGCAGTAGGCGGCCGGTTATTTAGTTATGAATTTTGGCGAGAATTCGCAGAGATTCCAGGGGTTGAAGCGATTAAGCTTGCCCCTTTTAATCGATACGCTACCCTGGAAGTTGTGAGGGCGGTATGCCATTCAACACGTTACCAGGAAATCGCTCTCTACACCGGGAATGATGATCACATTGTCGCTGATTTATTATCCGATTATAAATTTAAGGTAGGCAGCGAAGTGAGAACTAAAGGCTTTGCAGGGGGACTGCTTGGTCAGTGGGCAGTATGGACAACGAAGGCAGTGGAGTTGTTGGACCAAGTAAAAAAAGCCAAAAAAGAAGGTCTCATCCCTCAAGAGCTGCTCATATTGGGAAATGAACTGACAGATGCAAATCGTGCGATTTTTGATGCCGGCAATGATTTCAAAGGAAGCATTGCTGGAATAAACGAAGTGTTGAAGCGTCAGGGATTACTTAAGGAAAACATCTGCTTAAGTGATCACGAAACATTAAGCCCGGGCCAATGGGAGGAGCTCTCTCGTGTTCATCGTGTCTACCCTCATTTGCATGACGATGAATTTGTAAAGGAAAACGTGCAGCAATGGTTGGGAAGTCTGTCAATGAACAGTAAGGAGGGAAGAGCTTGCAAACCTTAA